Proteins encoded by one window of Silvibacterium dinghuense:
- a CDS encoding 4-hydroxy-3-methylbut-2-enyl diphosphate reductase, producing MDTLTPTGLATNDSSNDKRVLLLKPRGFCAGVVRAIDIVKIALETFGAPIYVRKEIVHNRFVVNELAEKGAIFVDDIDQVPEGMRVIYSAHGVSPAVREHSKERKLKVIDATCPLVTKVHVEAIKFAKQGYSLVLVGHRDHDEIEGTMGEAPDVTQVVSNVEEVQALQVPDPNRVAYLTQTTLSLDEARDIIQALKEKFPNIAGPHSQDICYATENRQTAVKNVAHNADLVLVVGSQNSSNSNRLVEVSKNLGTNGYLIENSTAIDPAWLEGISTVAVTAGASAPEVLVEDVVAYLKERGYGSVEEVEVMPENVRFGLPPEIVQAIQAAPGGTSATV from the coding sequence TCAAGCCGCGCGGATTCTGCGCCGGTGTGGTGCGTGCGATCGATATCGTGAAGATTGCGCTGGAGACCTTCGGCGCGCCGATCTACGTCCGCAAGGAAATCGTCCATAACCGCTTTGTTGTGAATGAACTAGCGGAAAAGGGCGCGATTTTTGTCGATGATATCGACCAGGTGCCCGAGGGCATGCGTGTCATCTACTCGGCCCACGGCGTTTCACCGGCGGTGCGTGAACACTCGAAGGAGCGCAAGCTCAAGGTGATCGACGCGACCTGTCCGCTGGTGACCAAGGTCCACGTCGAGGCGATCAAGTTTGCCAAGCAGGGCTATTCGCTGGTTTTGGTCGGCCATCGCGACCACGATGAGATTGAAGGCACGATGGGCGAGGCGCCCGACGTGACCCAGGTGGTCTCCAATGTCGAAGAAGTGCAGGCTCTCCAGGTTCCCGATCCGAACCGCGTAGCCTACCTGACCCAGACGACGCTCTCGCTCGACGAGGCGCGGGATATCATCCAGGCGCTCAAGGAAAAATTCCCCAACATTGCCGGTCCGCATTCGCAGGACATCTGCTACGCGACCGAAAATCGCCAGACGGCGGTGAAGAACGTGGCTCACAACGCCGACCTGGTACTGGTGGTGGGTTCGCAGAACAGCTCGAACTCGAATCGTCTGGTAGAAGTTTCGAAAAACCTGGGCACCAACGGCTATCTCATCGAAAACTCGACGGCCATCGATCCTGCATGGCTGGAAGGTATCTCGACGGTAGCTGTGACGGCGGGTGCTTCGGCTCCCGAGGTTCTGGTGGAGGACGTGGTCGCCTATCTGAAAGAACGCGGCTACGGTTCGGTCGAAGAAGTTGAGGTCATGCCGGAAAATGTACGTTTCGGTCTGCCGCCGGAGATCGTTCAGGCGATCCAGGCAGCTCCCGGTGGAACCTCGGCGACGGTCTAA